The DNA sequence ccctctgacctctgtcaccatgtcaacacacccaggagggatctgattggctgctgcaggtcgggtggttatccagaggcgagcagagggaagcagtttccccctgatgaggtttgtcagcagcacacccactgaggtggactctgtaacatcagtcaggatctcagtgttgaggaagtccagaggaagtcgacactcatccagaccgtcaaagatgaacacgacctcttcaaacctgctgagtcctgcttctttggtttcactaaagaagtaatcacaagttccaccaagctgaactttctctctttcagcacattcagctctctgaaggtgaatgggaatgtgaactggatgtcctggttggctttgccttcagcccagtccagagtgaacttctgtgttaagacgttttcccgatgccagccactcccgttgtcatcacggttctgattggttcatctcttccaggtggggttttaaagatgtcttcttgtctgattgtgtttctggtctgtctggtttcctggatgctgtttcaatctgtctgacctcagTTCATCATTGACCTCTGCAGCCCTCCCTCCATGaggtagatctctgtgaacatctgataCAGAACGGTTGggtttcctgctttagcaatcccctcaaacaTACACTGGAACGTCTTCTGCTGGTTAGATTTGAGTTTACGCTTACAAACTCCATGATAACTTCCtgaatgaacacacaacaaAGAAGATCATTAAGACAAAGAACATGATTCAACATTTCCTCAGAGAATGAGTACATGACTATATTTGCTTAAATATTTTGAGACAAATCTCCCGTTCATCCAGCATGTTAACTCTTTAgagaaatcctcttactgctctgcagacggtcagccagctcctcctgcttcattctcctcaggaagtgcagtgtgatcttcagaaatgCCTCTCTGCTGCTCTTCCTCTGCTCCTCATCCTCACCGTCCAACACCTCCTCATCCTTTCTCTGACTCTCGAAGCTTTTTGGGTAATCTGGACTCAGAACCTTCTGGATCTTCTTCAGCTCGTTTTTCACAAAAGTGACGATGTcgtcctccagcagctggaacaGAAGATTATATGAATGACCAAATCAAAGTGAAATCATGGAAGCACACATCAGATCCATGTTGGACAGAATAGATGTAAAAGTAGTTGTTGTCCATGTCCAGACCATAAAGATGGAGTCCAGGTGGGTTTGATGCTGCTGGGCAGACGGACCACTGGGACCCTCTGAGCTCTCCTGGTCCACTCTGTGGAGGAATCAGGAAGAATTAGCTCACTCACCTGAGTGCAGTGTGCAGCACAGCCTTGCTATGGGTTGACAATAgcggggaagggggggggggatgttagGACAACTCCAAGGGCCCATGACTGACAGGGGCCCCACAAAATAGGTAAAAACTAATATAACATTATTAAATCATCATCATTCAGTCTATATATATTTcaagtataataataaaattaatgaTCCCTTTGTTTTGGCAGTAAAAGTTAAATATCCCCATCaccaaaaaggaaaatgaataaTGATCACCCCCCTGTATCTGTATGAAATGCTTTGGTCCTGCCTCAAATCAAAATCTTGTTTTCAAAAGTGgaaagagataaaaaagagaggaaagacaaTGGAAAGGGGGTCTTACTGTAACCCAGTTTTTCACCAAGAAAGGGGGGTGGCCTCTAGTCCTAGTGGTACTAACCTGTTGGCTTAATGTCCGTAGTGAATAAGCTAGCTACAGATTAGTGTTAGCCTACATTTAATCACCATTTAATCAGTGCAGGGAAACGTTTAGCAATATAttcttattaatattaatatt is a window from the Etheostoma spectabile isolate EspeVRDwgs_2016 unplaced genomic scaffold, UIUC_Espe_1.0 scaffold00009721, whole genome shotgun sequence genome containing:
- the LOC116679190 gene encoding uncharacterized protein LOC116679190 isoform X2 gives rise to the protein MSQCEDREEGVHPPKPPLWGDHDSQTKAQSPETQHGPGPGPRPTPGPGPGPRPGSGPAPAPDPRPESSCLSFKSDHSKGFFVTFKHEHEKIPQGPDCPGPGPSCVSMKSDWSMSQPLDFKDGRHSAAQRVDQESSEGPSGPSAQQHQTHLDSIFMLLEDDIVTFVKNELKKIQKVLSPDYPKSFESQRKDEEVLDGEDEEQRKSSREAFLKITLHFLRRMKQEELADRLQSRSYHGVCKRKLKSNQQKTFQCMFEGIAKAGNPTVLYQMFTEIYLMEGGLQRSMMN
- the LOC116679190 gene encoding uncharacterized protein LOC116679190 isoform X1; its protein translation is MSDDVLMNDWTAALSVSSPDEGVDSAMSQCEDREEGVHPPKPPLWGDHDSQTKAQSPETQHGPGPGPRPTPGPGPGPRPGSGPAPAPDPRPESSCLSFKSDHSKGFFVTFKHEHEKIPQGPDCPGPGPSCVSMKSDWSMSQPLDFKDGRHSAAQRVDQESSEGPSGPSAQQHQTHLDSIFMLLEDDIVTFVKNELKKIQKVLSPDYPKSFESQRKDEEVLDGEDEEQRKSSREAFLKITLHFLRRMKQEELADRLQSRSYHGVCKRKLKSNQQKTFQCMFEGIAKAGNPTVLYQMFTEIYLMEGGLQRSMMN